The Komagataeibacter sp. FNDCR2 nucleotide sequence AGGCTGGCCAGCGGGCCAAGGCATTCGTTGGAGCAGGCGAGGATTTTCTCCTTCGTCAACCCGCGCCGCAGCCCCAGCGTCCAGAAGGACAGCACGGCCGCCAGCGCCAGCCCCACATTGGCGTCCCCCACGAAACGCAGGGCGCTCCCCCATCCATCCCCCACCGGCCCCATGAAGCGCGCGGCCGAACCCGCCAGCATCAGCACCATGGGGGCAAGGATGGTGAACAGCGTGATACCGAAACCCGGCAGCGCCGCCGGGTCGCGCGGCGCGGCCCCGTCGTGCTGGCCCGCCGCCACGGCGCCCGCGTCGGCGGGCAGGCGCGGCACGATGAAGCGGGTATAGAGCGGGCCGGAAATGATAGCGACCGGCACGCTGACCACGGCCCCCATCCAGATCAGGCGCCCGACATCGGCATGATAGGCCGCAAGGGCAAACATGGTGCCGGGGTGGGGCGGCATGTAGCCCTGCACCACCGACAGCGCGGCGGTGACCGGCAGCGCGACGTGCAGGATCGGCATGCGGGTCTGCCGCGCGATGGAAAAGGCCAGCGGTACCAGAATGACGAAACCGACCGTAAAGAAGACCGACAGCCCGACCAGCAGCCCGATCACCATCATGGCCCAGTCCACCCGCCGCGCCCCCGCCAGCGACACCACGGTCATGGCGATGCGGTCCGCCCCGCCGGAGACTTCCAGCATCTTGCCCATCATGGTGCCCAGCGCGATGACGGAGGCGATCTGCCCCAGCACATCGCCCGCCCCGGTCTCGAACGCGCTCACCACCCCTGCCGCCGGCATGCCCGCGGCAAAACCCAGCAGCACGGATGCGATGAACAGGGAAAGGAAGGGATTGAGCTTGACCCGCTCGATCAGGAAAACAACGACGCCGATGGCCACAACAGCCAGTAACAGGGCCATTCCGACCGACATCCGTGCCCCTCCCCCTTTTCGCGGCCCGACCTAGCGTGACGCCGGTGCCCCCTGCTCCCACCCGCCGCCCAGGGCGCGTGCAAGCTGTATCGTGGCAAGCGTGCGGGCATCCTGGTTGGCCAGCACGTCACCCTGCGCGTCCAGCGCCTGCATGCGGGCCTGAAGCACGTCACCCAGATTGCGCTGCCCACCGGCATACAGTCCGGCCATATCCCGCGCAACCTGCCCGGCCTGTTCCAGCGCGCGGGTCAGTTCCACATCGCGACTGTCCAGCCC carries:
- a CDS encoding GntP family permease, producing MSVGMALLLAVVAIGVVVFLIERVKLNPFLSLFIASVLLGFAAGMPAAGVVSAFETGAGDVLGQIASVIALGTMMGKMLEVSGGADRIAMTVVSLAGARRVDWAMMVIGLLVGLSVFFTVGFVILVPLAFSIARQTRMPILHVALPVTAALSVVQGYMPPHPGTMFALAAYHADVGRLIWMGAVVSVPVAIISGPLYTRFIVPRLPADAGAVAAGQHDGAAPRDPAALPGFGITLFTILAPMVLMLAGSAARFMGPVGDGWGSALRFVGDANVGLALAAVLSFWTLGLRRGLTKEKILACSNECLGPLASLLLMIGAGGGFGAELMASGISDAIARAAVDMHVPLLLLAWGLAAGMRVAVGSATVAMSTTAGIVAPIMVHGHGVSPELLVLATGAGAVMFGPMNDSGFWQVRDTLGLNVTQTAWTWSVIETLIGVTGLGMCLLLGWCGL